The region gcgtgcgttaattactgacatccggcaatctcatatcttcaccgtcaatgtcatcactttcttgtcacttgcattggtggcatgagtcagtataaaaccgctcagtttatcctacgtcacctgtcattctgctgaattgtcaccgtctcttatccgcttaactgattgtatgactctcagcagcgttttacatcatcatgaaaccaccccagaaaagctcgtcccgcaggaagtcggcgcagccgcagaagaaacctgcagctcctcctcaatctccgccaagtaagagaaagttgcaccttgatcatcttatcactctcattatatattttattttaaaaatgaattccagataacctcgggtcgtgtaatactagattgtaatccgtttctcagctttatatcttagagggttcgtttctatgcaggtaaaaatctgttacatacagaaatttctgtagcacaaggccgccactagggggagcaaactgagGACTGATTTATATAGGCACAACATGAGCTGTATTATGTGCACAATCGTCTCCCCCTACTGGTGGTTACAGGAAGCACGTTACTATATGGCCCTGGGAAGGGAATCTGAGAACACAGCTCACACCcatgaagatatattatgaaatgagggATCTAAGAATTTCCAACCTGCAGTCCGACCGCTCTATTCATTCCCTATGGTATCGCCGGAAATAGTCAAGTTTGACTGCTCCTTGCCCAATtatgcactctgccgtgagcggctccgcgcaagcaggcgcgatgttgtgacgtcaatttgtgagccttttttctactccgtttatgcagcgtgtcgatgagacgtgttttatctcatccactttgctgctactgtattatgctgccgatttttccgcattataatacaggtatatgCCGTATTTACgtaatgtgtgaactgactctaacccctccacccacccccccccccccccccgccagtccccgcaaaaatgttcttgcatcaaaccggtcctcggtgcaaaataggttggggaccactgccatagagaatgacttgagtgaccaccactctgggacccgcactcttgttaacaacccgcagcgatccggcatttatcacctatcttgtggataggtgaaaaattattttcgtggtacaacccctttaatcaggtatcaatgggacttgatggaccccaaattatcagtcatagaaaactatctccctgcagccaccactagagggagctcactgcatactgttttgttaccaagttcaatgtacaaccatatacaatgagctccctctagtggtggctgcaggtagcatgttatgttttaaatctgtttacctgatgttccttgggggacattaaggtaataggccatgttcacacagggcagatacgcggcgtaaaagtacacagcgtattggcCCTGGGCACCGGAGataattctggctgaaaaactgcagtttttcagctggaatgtccatagaaggtagaaaaaaaaccatacttacccgtagccatggtgacgtgtccctctgatgttctgcagcagtcatatgggatgagacatcttccctggaggccgggttgaacgcaggagcagagagatctgggtaagtttggcgggtttttttccgctgcgtctggatgagatttgtttgaatctcctccactcttctgcttctgtattacgctgtggagtttccgcaatgaaatcggttgcagaaaatccgccgtgtttaccctacgtgtgaacccggccagacagtgaatttccatgtAGCGGGAGATTCATTTTCAGCTGTGATTATGGATTTCTTTCTTACAGGTAGAGGGGAAACAAGTCACAGACCGAGCACGCAACGAAGAAGACGTTACCGCCCAGGAGCCCGTGCGCTGATGGAAATAAGAAAGTACCAAAAATCAACCAATCTGCTCATTCAGAAAACCCAGTTTTTCCGCCTGGTGAGTGGATGTGTCCTCTGCGGCTGCTCCTCTTTATTGTCGGTGATATTCCCCTTTTATTCTTGCAGGTGAGAGAGATCTGCCTGAAGTATTCCCGCGGCGTGTTTTACTACTGGCAAAGCACCGCACTTATGGCGCTACAAGAGGTCAGtatctcatacaatgcactgtccatgtaacgcatgggtcaaccagagagggagctgctctttgcagtggttcactactcagcccccgccccctctaacacatccatatgccctagcgggacatttgcataggggttgtgatgcattgtgggagttccagaggccagacccccccccccccccccacaccatcactctagctaacagctcataaaagtgaaatctgatcagtccttcgagctgtgtagtaaattataccgggagtgctgtcactttaagagggactaatgctcttctgtatccacagtcagctgaggacttcctcgtgagtctctttgaagattcttacctcttcagtcaccaggccaataggggcactctctttgtgaaggacatgcagctcgcacggagaatccgaggcatcccgtatgaactgtgataacgctgccgttttatctctcaagatttgatgaagaatgatcacgtgtaaatagttttatattaatggagaaaatctattgggaaatacaagttttaccattgcataaaagatccagtttggaagagtaaaccggctttagcgccccctcctgacactggttacagtggaggttttttctttgttttatctgttcatgggaaagttgttacaaccaatatggctgccactgcAGTTTGCAGGGTGGTAGTGCAGTCGTTTTTCTGTCCAGCTTTGTAATGGGTTATAGGGGTCCAGGATGTAGCACAGAAAATGACCACAAGgtggcactgctggacaaaaccgctaacaaagatgctggacacaaccgctaatgaaacttgatctggccgaccttctaattgttctgctgagtttatgatccgcttcctgtttttattctgtgaagatttgttaattttttcaaataaaaaaaaaatgtatattataagtTTGATCTTCATCGTTTTAGACTAATCTTCATAAGGGCTTGGATATGATCAATGACTCCAGCTTCGCTGTAGTTCAATACTCTTGCTCTGTCCcacccccattctttacactgcagctatgcttgttcagagtgtttgctgtgtgggtgggtgggtgggtgtgtgggttgggtccagaattatttgggcagtgacacaatcttcatgatttgggttttgctgccaccacattggatttgaaatgaaacaactgagatgcaattgaagtttaaactttcaggtttatttcaaggggttaaacaaaaatctcctgtgaaaagtttaggaattgccaccatttttctacacaacctcctcatttcaggtgatcaaaagtgattggacaaattaacattaccataaatgttttttttaatactttgtagagaatcctttgcaggcaatgatggcctgaagtctggaacccatggacatcaccagacgctgggtttcctcctttgttttttttgttttttatatttctaattttttattttcaagaaaagaaatggggattcagaaaaagaaaagggggtgacatgggtacagaaaaagcccatgaggggcgatcatttcaacctatatttcaacaacaataagtaaatatgcaatcaaagtcctcccaacatagtaccatcaatacactacaagcattagtatagcaagacaggaataccagcattacaccgtcatccgcccctccatcacccacatctcagtcaattcttagtaacgattgattcaaatagggaagtaaacgaagggtagaaggacaaaaggaagggtggggggggtatagggaaaatcttaagagggagaaggggagatgttctcccctcactctcccccccccccccacagcacatcacatcacagaccagagagaactcaagagctccctggttctccactaatcagttcacccatggccctcttgtgtctgtccgacttgcagaagtcaaaccaatagaaccaggttttctgaaactgcgttgctcgttcgggtgcggaatggagcaactcctccattctccgaatttcgtgaatgcgctccagccattgtctagtcacaggaggctcagaggatctccaaccccccggaatacaagccttagctgcgttcagcaaatgtctcactaacatcttcctgtagcgccccacaggtatatcgtggtggtgcagcaaaatccatgccggatcatctcacagcgagattcctgtgatctccagaatgatatcttgaacctctgaccaataggtgcgaaggttctcacagctccagaatatatgtaaaagcgttccctcttctctgccgcatctccaacataaaggagaaacatccgggaacattttatgtagcacatgtgggactctgtaccaacgggatagtattttaaaacTGGTTTCCTGATAGGCGTTACTAATAGACACCTTAAGTGTGAGGAGCATGATCTTTTCCCTTTGCTCTTGTGTTAGAgtaatctgaagatctctttcccatttcgtaatatatggtgggatgaaatcctcagcaggagtgagcagcacgcagtaaagactggacagggcccgtctcacatgccccgtttgagaacacaaagtttcaaaggaagatagagctcggtcataggaagccggtgtagGTAGTCTTGACAAGTAATGAGTCAATTGTAACGCCTGCCATTGGGACGCGTCCGGGAGACCCTCTGGCTGGGAAAGCTCTTCTCCACGCAGCCAGGggcgtattaggggtactggtgtgaggggcccggccaaacctaactgaaaggggggcccggcaactgccgcgacattcttttggtaggaaaaaacgggcccctgcaatggggcccgtttttttcaccaaaagaatgtcgtgagctgctgcgggccccctccccatggggggccgtcaaaccgcgcgcgaccgatcgcacgcacaaggaaactcccgcgcgtgcgcagtcgcgagcgcgcacccacgaacgcccgcactcgagaccgcccgcgcgcgcaccagcGAAAGCCCGGAAGCAcgcacccgcgatcgcccgcgggcgcacccgcgaacgaagcacgCGCAGCCGCggtcacacatggacaaaacttacctggagcctggctggaggtgaaggactggacgtctggaccgaagacctcgccttgaAGACATCgctggaagaggactggagtgggagcagctcttctgacacggtgagtaaattatctcaaagtgctgtttatgtatggccctgttcacacagtattttgcagtcaaaaaaaaatctgcctcaaaattccttaaagaattttgaggcagattttgacttgcccacactatcttgtcgcgttttcttgccgcgttttttgcctgcggcgattgaggacagcagacaaaaaacgcaacgaaaaatgaattttctgcctcccattgatttcgatgggaggtcagaggcggaaccgcggcaagaaaggacttgctgctttttcttttttccgcgactggcttccattgatttcagattaaatcaatgggaggtggttttggaagttttttggtgctgattctgacgcagtgtccgagtcaatatcaaggcccaaaaactctgtgaactgggccttattgttagggcttattcagacgaacgtgtaatacgtccgtgcaacgtgcgtgattttcacgcgcctcgcagggacctatgttagtctatggggccgtgcagaccgtcagtgattttcacgcagcgtgtgtccgctgcgtaaaactcacgacatgtcctatatttgtgcgtggttggcgcatcacgcacccattgaagtcaatgggagcatgaaaatcacgcccagcacttccgcagcagtataaactatgactgaaaacagaaaagcaccacgtgctacaaacatacaaacagagtgtcataatgatggcggctgcgcaaaactcacgcagccgcgcatcatacgctgctgacacacggagctgttatggaccttttgcatgcgcaaaatgccacgttttttgcgtgtgcaagaagcacacgcttgtgtgaatccggccttagggtaggaacacactaggcatgaacactgcagattttatgcaacacattttattgtggaaaatctgcagcgtattacagtcgcagcagagtggatgagatatgaacaaatctcattcacacgctgcaaaaaaaatggacctgcagtgtggcttttggctttttaagccgcagcatgtcaatttattctgtggaatcgccgctcctctgttgcggaaatgctgcggttctgccgcaaaaatcacaaaatgagaaaaaaaaaaggtacttttttaaatttataaaaaagtttagacttcccccggccgtagtcctggtgacgcgatcctctattcttagcgcagcccggcctcctgtcatgacgtttcatcccatgtgactgctgcagcggtcacatggtctacagcgtcatcccaggaggcgggactacgttcagaagagagagatgcgtcaccaggactacggccggggcaagtctaaactttttttttcctgcaggattcctgcagcggacaagcctcacgaaacctgcgccactatttggtgcggttttgcgggcagaattcccttcggctaccggggcggataagctgtgtagttttactcagcatatccgcctagtgtgtcccttatgatgtcgctcctggagctgctgcctgtctctaaataggcagttggtccagtagaatttggaatttatttatttttgtgaaccagcttaaaaaaatacaaaacttttgtgttagggcctgttcacatcaccgttcgcttccattccggggttccgtctgaggtttccgtcgggtgaaccctgcaacggaaagtgaaagtgacagcacagtttCCGTCAcccttagcgcagtcgactacgctattgattccgtccgaaaacaagccggaatggtgacgaacggaaaccattagcgatgtttccgtcaccattgagatcaacggtGACGAaagcatcgctaatggtttccgttcgtcaccattccggcaggttttcggacggaatcaatagcgtagtcgactgcgctaatggtgacggaagctgtgctgtcactttcactttccgttgcggggtttacccgacggaaacctcagacggaaccccggaacggaagcgaacggtgatgtgaacaggccctaacacaaaagttttgtatttttttaagctggttcacaaaaaaaaataattccaaattctactggaccaactgcctatttagagaccggcagcagctccaggagcgacatcataagggtaggaacacactaggcggatatgctgagtaaaactacacagcttatccgccccggtagccgcagggaattccgacagcaaaaccgcaccaaatagtggcgcaggtttcgtgaggcttgtccgctgcgggaatcctgcagggaaaaaaaagtttagacttgccccggccgtagtcctggtgacgcatctctctcttctgaacgtagccccgcctcctgggatgactctgtagaccatgtgaccgctgcagcagtcacatgggatgaaacgtcatgacaggaggccgggctgcgctaagaatagaggatcgcgtcaccagga is a window of Rhinoderma darwinii isolate aRhiDar2 unplaced genomic scaffold, aRhiDar2.hap1 Scaffold_468, whole genome shotgun sequence DNA encoding:
- the LOC142718430 gene encoding histone H3-like centromeric protein A; translated protein: MKPPQKSSSRRKSAQPQKKPAAPPQSPPSRGETSHRPSTQRRRRYRPGARALMEIRKYQKSTNLLIQKTQFFRLVREICLKYSRGVFYYWQSTALMALQESAEDFLVSLFEDSYLFSHQANRGTLFVKDMQLARRIRGIPYEL